The proteins below are encoded in one region of Sandaracinaceae bacterium:
- a CDS encoding HypC/HybG/HupF family hydrogenase formation chaperone — protein sequence MCLAVPGVIESVRDEGALRFGRVRFGRVHRDVCLTYVPDAGVGDWVIVHVGFAIQQLDVEAAAKTLALLEEAGP from the coding sequence ATGTGCCTCGCCGTCCCCGGCGTCATCGAGAGCGTGCGCGACGAGGGCGCGCTGCGCTTCGGGCGCGTCCGCTTCGGGCGCGTGCACCGCGACGTCTGCCTGACGTACGTGCCCGACGCGGGCGTGGGCGACTGGGTGATCGTGCACGTCGGCTTCGCCATCCAGCAGCTGGACGTGGAGGCGGCGGCGAAGACGCTCGCCCTGCTGGAGGAGGCCGGACCTTGA